Proteins encoded within one genomic window of Nordella sp. HKS 07:
- a CDS encoding thermonuclease family protein — MIGSFAIFHQLNERQFAVLPAQKTVLDVPLRDMPVLKVPEEMEMRVTSKSQGAAMDARAPSSRMLFANPMPMAEAPSSKTSVPSAASNIVIIDGDTIAIGRERIRILSIDTPETFHSRCENELVLGLKAKQRLRELLNRGEVRIERDGEDRYRRTLAKVFVGDIDIGETLVREGFAQRYKPGSAAKLQRLQTWCGPDARLNG, encoded by the coding sequence GTGATCGGAAGCTTCGCAATATTCCATCAACTGAATGAACGCCAGTTCGCCGTATTGCCGGCGCAGAAGACGGTACTCGACGTGCCGTTGCGAGATATGCCCGTGCTCAAGGTGCCCGAGGAAATGGAAATGCGGGTTACCTCGAAATCCCAGGGAGCCGCAATGGACGCACGCGCGCCCTCGTCGAGGATGTTATTCGCCAATCCGATGCCGATGGCCGAAGCGCCCTCGTCGAAGACGTCGGTTCCGTCAGCTGCGTCGAACATCGTCATCATCGACGGTGACACCATTGCCATCGGCCGCGAACGCATCCGGATTCTATCGATCGATACGCCAGAGACATTTCACTCCCGCTGTGAGAACGAACTCGTGCTTGGGCTCAAGGCGAAGCAGCGCCTGCGTGAGCTGCTCAACCGCGGCGAAGTCCGCATCGAGCGCGATGGGGAGGATCGATACCGTCGGACGCTCGCCAAGGTGTTCGTGGGCGATATCGATATCGGCGAAACTCTCGTCCGCGAGGGCTTCGCTCAACGCTACAAACCCGGAAGTGCGGCCAAGCTGCAGCGACTGCAAACGTGGTGTGGACCTGACGCCCGCCTCAATGGCTAG